The Hippoglossus stenolepis isolate QCI-W04-F060 chromosome 11, HSTE1.2, whole genome shotgun sequence genome includes a window with the following:
- the rab3aa gene encoding RAB3A, member RAS oncogene family, a: protein MASANATYGQKESSDQNFDYMFKILIIGNSSVGKTSFLFRYADDSFTPAFVSTVGIDFKVKTIYRNDKRIKLQIWDTAGQERYRTITTAYYRGAMGFILMYDITNEESFNAVQDWSTQIKTYSWDNAQVLLVGNKCDMDDERVVAAERGRQLSEQLGFEYFEVSAKDNINVKQTFERLVDIICERMSESLDNNDPSVTGTKQGPQLSEQPQRSHQDCAC from the exons ATGGCGTCTGCAAATGCCACATATGGACAGAAGGAGTCCTCAGACCAGAACTTTGATTACATGTTTAAAATCCTCATCATTGGCAACAGCAGCGTTGGAAAGACGTCCTTCCTTTTCCGCTACGCAGATGATTCATTCACACCAGCCTTCGTGAGCACAGTGGGCATCGACTTCAAGGTCAAGACCATCTACAGGAACGACAAGAGGATAAAGCTGCAGATCTGG GACACCGCTGGACAGGAGCGCTACAGGACGATCACCACAGCTTATTACAGGGGAGCCATGGGCTTCATCCTCATGTATGACATCACCAACGAGGAATCCTTCAACGCTGTGCAAGACTG GTCGACTCAGATCAAGACATACTCATGGGACAATGCTCAGGTGCTCTTGGTGGGGAACAAGTGTGACATGGACGATGAACGAGTGGTGGCTGCAGAGAGGGGCCGGCAGCTGTCAGAGCAGCTCG GTTTCGAGTACTTTGAAGTGAGCGCCAAAGACAACATTAACGTGAAGCAGACCTTCGAGCGGCTGGTGGACATCATCTGTGAGAGGATGTCAGAGAGTCTGGACAACAACGACCCGTCTGTCACCGGAACTAAACAGGGGCCGCAGCTCAGCGAGCAGCCCCAGAGGTCCCATCAGGATTGTGCTTGCTAA
- the LOC118117913 gene encoding transcription factor JunD, with amino-acid sequence METTLYPGSDHTPRVSGNYSQRTMMKKEINLNLDQNPELKSNPLRDADGLLNSPDLGLLKLTSPDLERLIIQSNGLVAASANSASQFLYPKSASDEQEFAEGFVKALEDLHKQNQLSEAGCVSVDRLELLASSNAVGAAGLQTSDLPVYTTLNGYAASPLGATTINYSTDTIPFPPPPSHLSSAAHHHAAAAAALSRLQSAGGVKDEPQTVPDMQSFGDSPPLSPIDMDNQERIKAERKKLRNRIAASKCRKRKLERISRLEDKVKSLKTQNTELASTASVLREQVAQLKQKVMNHVSSGCQLLPNQVQAY; translated from the coding sequence ATGGAAACGACCCTCTACCCAGGCTCCGATCACACTCCCAGGGTCTCAGGCAACTACTCCCAGAGAACCATGATGAAGAAGGAAATCAACctgaacctggaccagaaccccGAGCTCAAATCCAACCCGCTCCGAGACGCAGACGGACTCCTCAACTCACCGGATTTGGGACTCCTGAAGCTCACCTCCCCGGACCTGGAGCGCCTGATCATCCAGTCCAACGGGCTGGTCGCGGCCAGTGCCAACTCCGCGTCCCAGTTCCTCTACCCGAAGTCCGCCAGCGACGAGCAGGAGTTCGCGGAGGGCTTCGTCAAGGCGCTGGAGGACCTGCACAAGCAGAACCAGCTGAGCGAGGCGGGCTGCGTCTCCGTGGACAGGCTGGAGCTGCTCGCCTCCTCCAACGCGGTGGGTGCCGCCGGGCTCCAGACCTCAGACCTCCCCGTGTACACCACGTTGAACGGCTACGCTGCCAGTCCGCTCGGGGCCACCACCATCAACTACTCCACGGACACCATCCCCTTCCCTCCGCCGCCGTCCCATCTGTCCAGCGCGGCGCACCATCACGCGGCGGCTGCGGCGGCTCTGTCGCGACTCCAGTCCGCCGGCGGCGTGAAGGACGAGCCTCAGACGGTGCCGGACATGCAGAGCTTCGGGGACAGCCCGCCGCTGTCTCCCATCGACATGGACAACCAGGAGCGCATCAAGGCGGAGAGGAAGAAGCTGCGGAACAGGATAGCCGCCTCCAAGTGCCGCAAGAGAAAACTGGAGCGGATCTCTCGGCTGGAGGACAAGGTCAAGTCCCTGAAAACGCAGAACACCGAGCTGGCGTCCACAGCCAGTGTCCTCAGGGAGCAAGTGGCCCAGCTGAAGCAGAAGGTGATGAACCATGTCAGCAGCGGGTGCCAGCTTTTACCAAACCAGGTCCAGGCTTACTAG